One Prolixibacteraceae bacterium DNA segment encodes these proteins:
- a CDS encoding MATE family efflux transporter, which produces MIYKKGKDREALKSLLTLALPMVGSQLLQLTYNFIDMIWVGKLGADSVAAVGSAGFFLNLGWAMASMVTVGVNVKLSQAIGAKKERYAKIVAKSGFLGIAILAVIFSVTMGSSSTFWISTFAMKSEWVNIAASQYLSIGAWGSVITLINLLFISILNSYKQTKKSFKINSIGFILNIVLDPLLIFKFNMGVQGAIIATLISKAITLIFLFREVHKNAYMKVNISQEGGKCLKSIVSLGFPTALQRVIFGLIYIVMGRFIASFGTDAIAIQKIGIQIESITFTLVAGISQASTVIVGQLCGAKKYHEIKQTYRQALLLAACMGVFLTIIFLSIPEMLIRIFVDSPSVVQGGALYLRIIGISQVFMTAEMIGMGTLNGLGRTVIPPVNSILLTSLRIPLAYVMAFSFSYGLMGIWWSISITSVLKGLVLTGMVFYVFNKKITDDETVAN; this is translated from the coding sequence ATGATTTATAAAAAAGGCAAAGATAGAGAGGCTCTCAAATCTTTGCTTACTCTAGCATTGCCAATGGTTGGTTCCCAACTGCTTCAGTTGACTTACAACTTCATTGATATGATTTGGGTAGGAAAACTTGGTGCCGATTCTGTTGCAGCAGTTGGTTCGGCTGGTTTTTTTCTGAACCTTGGTTGGGCAATGGCTTCGATGGTTACTGTTGGTGTAAATGTGAAGCTTTCACAAGCTATTGGTGCTAAGAAAGAGCGTTATGCTAAGATTGTAGCTAAAAGTGGTTTCTTAGGTATCGCTATTTTAGCAGTAATCTTCTCCGTCACTATGGGAAGTAGTTCCACTTTTTGGATCTCCACTTTTGCAATGAAGAGCGAATGGGTGAATATAGCTGCTAGTCAATATCTTTCTATCGGTGCTTGGGGTTCTGTTATAACATTGATTAATTTACTGTTTATCAGTATTCTGAATAGCTATAAACAGACTAAGAAGTCTTTTAAAATTAACTCGATTGGTTTTATTCTCAATATTGTTCTTGACCCTTTACTGATCTTTAAATTCAATATGGGGGTACAAGGTGCAATAATTGCAACGCTTATTTCTAAAGCCATAACACTTATATTTCTTTTTAGAGAGGTTCATAAAAACGCTTACATGAAAGTAAATATCTCCCAAGAAGGGGGCAAGTGTTTGAAGAGTATTGTGTCGTTGGGTTTTCCTACCGCATTACAAAGAGTGATCTTTGGATTGATATATATTGTGATGGGGCGTTTTATTGCCTCTTTTGGAACAGATGCAATCGCAATACAGAAGATAGGAATACAGATTGAATCTATTACTTTTACTCTAGTTGCTGGGATATCACAAGCTTCGACAGTTATTGTTGGTCAATTGTGTGGTGCAAAAAAATATCATGAAATAAAGCAAACTTATCGTCAAGCTCTATTGTTAGCTGCATGTATGGGAGTTTTTTTGACGATTATTTTCCTTTCTATTCCAGAGATGTTAATACGTATTTTTGTGGATAGTCCTTCTGTTGTTCAAGGCGGGGCTCTTTACCTTCGTATTATTGGAATTTCACAGGTGTTTATGACCGCAGAAATGATTGGTATGGGTACATTAAATGGACTCGGAAGGACGGTTATTCCTCCAGTAAATAGTATCTTATTAACCTCTTTAAGAATACCTTTAGCTTATGTAATGGCTTTCTCTTTCTCATATGGATTAATGGGAATTTGGTGGAGTATCTCCATTACAAGTGTTTTAAAGGGATTGGTGTTAACGGGGATGGTGTTTTATGTTTTTAATAAAAAAATAACAGATGATGAAACAGTGGCTAATTGA